In one Rhodococcus sp. B50 genomic region, the following are encoded:
- a CDS encoding LLM class flavin-dependent oxidoreductase — protein sequence MKFLLLSLITHHPDPVTGEWLSPSERIREVVDTAVLAEQLGFEGFAVGERHERPFLASSPPVVLANIAARTSTLELWTGVTTLSLLDPVRAFEDYSTLDNLSGGRLQLMIGKGNGTAQADLFHVTPEDQWDRNREGYELFRALWENETVTWEGRFRPSLTDAVTVPRPLQQRLAIWHGSATSRESVDLAARYGDPIFSANVTNPIEPYAELIDHYRERWAAYGHDPVEARVGAGTAGLYVAPTSQEAIKSYRPQFEQRLDFAWENGLPVVFESIEDFVERSSALIGSPQQVIDKVLRYHERFGHEVMHVTADRGGFSVAEQRASLELFQAEVVPALRAAIPHREAITIPHSEASPLESAGSEPFRSR from the coding sequence ACCGCTGTGCTCGCCGAACAGCTCGGCTTCGAAGGATTCGCGGTGGGGGAGCGGCACGAGAGGCCGTTCCTCGCGTCGTCACCTCCCGTCGTCCTTGCAAACATCGCTGCGCGGACCAGCACACTCGAACTGTGGACCGGCGTCACGACCTTGAGCCTGCTCGACCCTGTCCGCGCGTTCGAGGACTACTCCACGCTCGACAACCTGTCGGGCGGGCGACTGCAGCTCATGATCGGCAAAGGCAACGGCACCGCCCAGGCCGACCTGTTCCACGTCACGCCCGAGGATCAGTGGGATCGCAATCGCGAAGGATACGAACTGTTCCGCGCCCTGTGGGAGAACGAGACGGTCACCTGGGAGGGCCGGTTCCGGCCGTCGCTCACCGATGCCGTCACCGTGCCGCGGCCGCTGCAGCAGCGTCTGGCGATCTGGCACGGCAGCGCCACGAGTCGCGAATCCGTGGATCTCGCAGCGCGGTACGGTGATCCGATCTTCTCCGCCAACGTCACCAACCCGATCGAGCCGTATGCCGAGCTCATCGACCACTATCGCGAACGCTGGGCGGCCTACGGTCACGATCCCGTCGAGGCGCGGGTGGGCGCGGGGACGGCGGGGCTGTATGTTGCGCCCACCTCTCAGGAAGCGATCAAAAGTTACCGGCCGCAGTTCGAGCAGCGGCTCGATTTCGCCTGGGAGAACGGCCTTCCCGTCGTCTTCGAGTCCATCGAGGATTTCGTCGAACGCAGCTCCGCACTCATCGGGAGTCCGCAGCAGGTGATAGACAAGGTGCTCCGCTATCACGAGCGGTTCGGTCACGAGGTCATGCACGTGACCGCCGACCGCGGCGGGTTCTCGGTGGCGGAGCAACGCGCGAGTCTCGAACTGTTCCAAGCGGAGGTCGTGCCGGCGCTGCGCGCGGCCATTCCGCACCGCGAGGCCATCACGATCCCGCACAGCGAGGCGTCACCGCTCGAGTCGGCGGGATCGGAACCGTTTCGATCGCGGTGA